CGTCCACGACAGCGCCGACACTTCCGGGTCGAACTCGGGATCCTCGCTGCTGTCGTCGAACTCGAAGTCGGGGACCAGGCCGACGGCTGTGGACGGGACGTGCGGGTCGGTGACGATGAGGGCCTCACCGACAGCGATCGCGTCGCGCTGGAACTGTGTGCCCGGAGGCAGCCCGCGCACGTCACCGGGTACCGGGAGCACGACGGAGACCATGGGACCAGACGGTGCGGGGCCGGCAGCGGTGCGCAGCGTCTGCAGCAGCGACACCGCGCCGGTGCCGTTGAGATCGGGCCACGGCAGACCGGTCCGGCTCGCCGCCGCGGAGTCATATGCGGTCACCAAATGCCTTGGCGCCCAAGCGGAGAGCGAGTCGAGCACGTCATCGGGCGCGGCGGCTCCCGCGAGCCAGGAATTGGCCCACACCGCCAGCGTTGCACTGGGACACCACATGATGCCCGCAGTGTAGTTGTTCGCCGCTGCACAGGCCGGTTACCCGTTAGGCTGGCCTCATGCCTGTTTGGCTGATCTGGCTGATCCTCGCGATTGTGCTGGCCGGGGCAGAGGCGCTCACCGGCGACATGTTCCTGCTGATGCTCAGCGGCGGTGCGCTGGCCGCCACCGGCACCAGTTGGCTGTTCGACTGGCCGATCTGGGCCGACGGCGCGGTGTTCCTGCTGGTGTCGGTGCTGCTGCTGGGGGTGGTCCGGCCGGTGCTGCGGAAGCGCTTCTACTCCGGTGCCGGACTGCCCGAACCGGCCAAGGCGCTGGAGGGCAAGAAGGCGCTGGTGCTCGACCGTGTGGCGCAGCACACGGGGCAGGTCAAGCTCGAGGGCGAGGTCTGGACGGCCCGGCCGCTGGACGACAACGATGTGTACGAACCGGGCGACCAGGTGACCGTCATGCGGATCGACGGCGCCACGGCGGTGGTCTGGAAGAACCCCTGACCCGAAGGGAAGTCCGTCATGGATGGAGCCGTCGCCGGCCTGGTCCTGCTGGCCGTGCTGGTCGTATTCGCTGTCATCGTGGTGGCCAAGTCGGTCGCGCTGATCCCGCAGGCCGAAGCCGCGGTGATCGAACGGCTCGGTCGGTACAGCCGCACCGTCAGTGGTCAGCTCACGCTGCTGATCCCGTTCATCGACAAGATCCGGGCCCGGGTCGATCTGCGTGAGCGGGTGGTGTCCTTCCCGCCTCAGCCGGTGATCACCGAGGACAACCTGACGGTGGCGATCGACACCGTGGTCTACTTCCAGGTCACCGAGCCCCAGGCCGCGGTCTACCAGATCAACAACTACATCGTCGGCGTCGAACAGCTCACCACCACCACGCTGCGCAACCTGGTCGGCGGGATGACGCTGGAGCAGACGCTGACCTCGCGCGACCAGATCAACACCGCGCTGCGCGGCGTGCTCGACGAAGCCACCAACCGGTGGGGCCTGCGGGTCGCCCGCGTTGAACTGCGCGCGATCGACCCGCCGCCGTCCATCCAGGACTCGATGGAAAAGCAGATGCGCGCCGACCGTGAGAAGCGCGCGATGATCCTGACCGCGGAGGGCAGCCGGGAGGCGGCCATCAAACAAGCCGAAGGCCAGAAGCAAGCGCAGATCCTGTCCGCCGAGGGCGCCAAGCAGGCCGCGATCCTGGCCGCCGAGGCGGAACGACAGTCGCGCATGCTCCGCGCTCAGGGCGAGCGCGCCGCCGCCTATCTGCAGGCCCAGGGGCAGGCCAAGGCGATCGAGAAGACCTTCGCCGCCATCAAGGCGGCCCGGCCGACCCCCGAACTGCTGGCCTACCAGTACCTGCAGACGTTGCCGGAGATGGCCAGGGGCGAGGCCAACAAGGTCTGGGTGGTGCCCAGCGATTTCGCCGGCGCGCTGGGCGGTTTCACCAAGCTGCTGGGTGCCCCCGGTGAGGACGGCGTCATCCGGTACACCCCGTCGCCCGACGATGACCGCCCGCCGGCCGAGGACGACTCCGCCGAGGTCGCCGACTGGTTCTCCACCGAGACCGACCCGGAGATCGCCCGGGCGGTCGCCGCGGCCGAGGCCGAGGCGCGCACCTCGGTGCAGGGGCCCGGCCTGCTGTCGTCCACCGAGCCGCCCAACCAGCTGAGTGCACCCCGCCACGGAGACCCTGACCAATGAGCGCGCTGAGCTCGAAGCGGACCTACGCGGTCCTCGCCGCGGTACAGGCCGCCGATGCGGCGGCGTGCGTCAAACCGATCGCGCCGATCAAGAAGGCGCTCGACGATGTCGGACTCGCCGAGGAACTGCGGCCGCTCATCCCGTTCGTCAAGGCGGCCAGCGCCGTCGGGCTCCTGTCGGTGTTCCGCTGGCCCGCGCTCGCCCGGTTGACCACGGTGATGCTGACGGTCTACTTCCTGCTCGCCGCCGGTTCGCACGTCAGGGCCAGGGACTGGAGCCCGGGGCTGGTCGCGTCGTCGTCGCTGCTCGCGTTGTTCGGCGCGATGGCGGTCAAGGGGCCCCCCGGTCAGGACGCCCCCGGTCAGGACGCCGTGACCGGCGTCTTGGCGCGCCGCTGAACGCGGTTGTCGTACAGCAGCACCAGGACGCCGATGCTCGCGGTAGCAGCGGAGATCAGCACCAGCAGCGGGTTGACGTGGCCGGTGAGCGCGTCGCCGAGGATCACCACCGCCGCGGTGCCCGGCAGCAGACCGACGACCGTCGCCAGCGAGTAGGGGAGCAGGCGGACCGCCGAGGCGCCTGCGGCGTAGTTCAGGACGGCGAACGGCACCGCCGGGATCAGGCGAAGCGCGATCACCGACGGCCAGCCGCGGCGGCGCAACCGCGCATCGATCCGGTCGACGGCGGGGTGGCTGACCAGATTGTTCAGCTGCCAGCCCAGCGCGCGGATCAACAGCACCGCCAGCAGCGCGCTGACCGTGCTGGCCACCACCGCGATCGTGACGCCGAGCAGCGGGCCGAACAGCAGGCCGGCGGCGAGGGTGAACGCCGTGCGGGGGAACGGGAACGTCGTCACCACGATGTGAGCGGCCAGGAATACCAGCGGGAACCAGGCGCCGACCGACGTGGCCCAGTCCCGCAGCTCGAGCGCATTGGGCAGGGGCACCCACCAGGCGAGTGCGACGAGAGTCACAATCGCGACGGCGAGCGCCACCAGGCGCCGACGGGGAACCTGCAGGGCCACCGCGGCCACTGTGGCACGCGCGACCCGCAGGGCCCTGACGACGGCATTCACGTCTGCCAAGCCTACGGGCCTCAGCCGATCCGCGGTGTCCGGCACGTCGGCTGCCCGGCGGTCACCAGGGTGACCGCCATCATTTAGCCTGATGGACGGATACGTCAGTCACACGCTGCGACAACAGGAGAATGCCGGTGTCTGTGCAGGGGGCCAGTGCTGTCGAGTCCGGTCTGGAGCAGTGGCGCTCCGCGGTGGCCGGGGTGTTGGCGAAAAGCACCCGCACGGACCCCGCCGAGTTGCCTGCCGAACCAGACCGGCTGCTCGATTCGCCGACATACGAGGGTTTTTCGATCCGCCCCCTCTACACCAGTCTCGACGAGTTGCCCGAGCCGCCGCTGCCCGGGCAGTGGCCGTACGTGCGCGGCGGCGACGCCCTGCGTGACGTCAAGTCGGGGTGGAAGGTCGCCGAGGCGTTCCCGGCGGCGGCCAGCACCCCCGCCGAGGCCAACGGTGCGGTACTGCTGGGCCTGACCGAAGGCGTCAGCGCGCTGGTGCTGCGCATCGGCGCCGACGGCGTGGCCGCCTCAGACCTCGACCGGCTGCTCGACTCCGTCTTCCTCGACCTCGTTCCCGTGCAGCTCGACGCCGGCACCGAATACGCGGCCGCCGCCGATGCGGTGCTGGCCCTGCTGACCGACCTGGACACCGAACAGCGCGAACGACTCTCGGTGGACCTGGGCGCCGACCCGCTGACCGCCCCGTTCAGCGACCGCGCGGCACCCGATGTGGCGGAGATCGTGTCGGCCGCGGCCAAGGTCACCGGATACGGCGGCAAGGTGCGGGCGATCACCGTCGACGGACCCGCGCTGCACAACCGCGGCGCCAGCGCCTCGTGGGAGCTGGCGGGCGCCGTCGCTGCCGGTGTGTCGTATCTGCGCCTGCTCGAGCAGGGCGGTCTCACGGTCGCCGACGCGGTACGCCAGATCAGCTTCCGGCTCGCCGCCGACGACGACCAGTTCATGACCATCGCGAAACTGCGTGCCGCCCGGCTGCTCTGGGCCCGGGTGTGCGAGGTGGTCGGCGCCGCCGACGCGGGTGCGGCCACCATCCACGCGGCGTCGTCGCTGCCGATGATGACCCAGCGCGACCCGTGGGTGAACATGCTGCGCACCACGCTCGCGGCGTTCGCCGCCGGGGTCGGTGGAGCGGACACCGTGCTGGTGCA
Above is a window of Mycolicibacterium baixiangningiae DNA encoding:
- a CDS encoding DoxX family protein; amino-acid sequence: MSALSSKRTYAVLAAVQAADAAACVKPIAPIKKALDDVGLAEELRPLIPFVKAASAVGLLSVFRWPALARLTTVMLTVYFLLAAGSHVRARDWSPGLVASSSLLALFGAMAVKGPPGQDAPGQDAVTGVLARR
- the mutA gene encoding methylmalonyl-CoA mutase small subunit, translated to MPVSVQGASAVESGLEQWRSAVAGVLAKSTRTDPAELPAEPDRLLDSPTYEGFSIRPLYTSLDELPEPPLPGQWPYVRGGDALRDVKSGWKVAEAFPAAASTPAEANGAVLLGLTEGVSALVLRIGADGVAASDLDRLLDSVFLDLVPVQLDAGTEYAAAADAVLALLTDLDTEQRERLSVDLGADPLTAPFSDRAAPDVAEIVSAAAKVTGYGGKVRAITVDGPALHNRGASASWELAGAVAAGVSYLRLLEQGGLTVADAVRQISFRLAADDDQFMTIAKLRAARLLWARVCEVVGAADAGAATIHAASSLPMMTQRDPWVNMLRTTLAAFAAGVGGADTVLVHPFDVAIPDGFPGTSRTFARRIARNTQLLLLEESHIGRVLDPAGGSWFVEDLTAQLAEQAWKHFQDIESRGGFVAAHDHLAVQIAEVATRRTDDIAHRRTALTGVNEYPNLDEPVQPSGEAFTAVARYAAGFEALRDRSDAFLAQTGARPRVLLLPLGPLAEHNIRATFATNLLASGGIETVNPGTVAAAEVGQAVSAAGNPSVTVICGTDSRYATDAAAVVASAREAGVTRVYLAGPEKALGEQAEADPKPDDYLTAKIDAVAALSNLLTRLGA
- a CDS encoding SPFH domain-containing protein encodes the protein MDGAVAGLVLLAVLVVFAVIVVAKSVALIPQAEAAVIERLGRYSRTVSGQLTLLIPFIDKIRARVDLRERVVSFPPQPVITEDNLTVAIDTVVYFQVTEPQAAVYQINNYIVGVEQLTTTTLRNLVGGMTLEQTLTSRDQINTALRGVLDEATNRWGLRVARVELRAIDPPPSIQDSMEKQMRADREKRAMILTAEGSREAAIKQAEGQKQAQILSAEGAKQAAILAAEAERQSRMLRAQGERAAAYLQAQGQAKAIEKTFAAIKAARPTPELLAYQYLQTLPEMARGEANKVWVVPSDFAGALGGFTKLLGAPGEDGVIRYTPSPDDDRPPAEDDSAEVADWFSTETDPEIARAVAAAEAEARTSVQGPGLLSSTEPPNQLSAPRHGDPDQ
- a CDS encoding NfeD family protein, with protein sequence MPVWLIWLILAIVLAGAEALTGDMFLLMLSGGALAATGTSWLFDWPIWADGAVFLLVSVLLLGVVRPVLRKRFYSGAGLPEPAKALEGKKALVLDRVAQHTGQVKLEGEVWTARPLDDNDVYEPGDQVTVMRIDGATAVVWKNP
- a CDS encoding TVP38/TMEM64 family protein, with the protein product MNAVVRALRVARATVAAVALQVPRRRLVALAVAIVTLVALAWWVPLPNALELRDWATSVGAWFPLVFLAAHIVVTTFPFPRTAFTLAAGLLFGPLLGVTIAVVASTVSALLAVLLIRALGWQLNNLVSHPAVDRIDARLRRRGWPSVIALRLIPAVPFAVLNYAAGASAVRLLPYSLATVVGLLPGTAAVVILGDALTGHVNPLLVLISAATASIGVLVLLYDNRVQRRAKTPVTAS